A window of the Phycicoccus sp. M110.8 genome harbors these coding sequences:
- a CDS encoding acetyl-CoA C-acetyltransferase, producing the protein MTEAVIVSTARTPIGRAFKGSLKEMRPDDLSVQVIRAALDKVPGLDPALVEDLYWGCAEPSGRHGSNMARVIAVLAGHDHLPGATVNRFCASSVQTTRMAYHAIKAGEGDVFISGGVECVSQYTNWAGAGGSAGDDQNPLFADAQARSEQIAKTNETWTDPREQGLLPDVYLSMGQTAENVATLRGISRQRMDEWGVTSQNRAEKAIADGFFEREIAPVTLPDGTVVSRDDGPRAGVTLESVSQLQPVFREQGTITAGNCCPLNDGAAAVVVMSDTKAKELGLTPLARVVATGVSGLSPEIMGLGPVEASRQALARAGMTIGDMDLYEINEAFAAQVLPSADDLGMDLDKLNVHGGAIALGHPFGSTGARITTTLLNGLEARDGQFGLETMCVGGGQGMAIIYERLS; encoded by the coding sequence GTGACCGAAGCCGTCATCGTCTCCACCGCCCGCACGCCCATCGGGCGCGCGTTCAAGGGCTCGCTCAAGGAGATGCGGCCCGACGACCTGTCCGTGCAGGTGATCCGGGCCGCGCTGGACAAGGTGCCGGGCCTGGACCCCGCCCTCGTCGAGGACCTCTACTGGGGCTGCGCCGAGCCGTCCGGCCGCCACGGCTCCAACATGGCACGCGTCATCGCCGTGCTCGCCGGCCACGACCACCTGCCCGGAGCGACGGTGAACCGGTTCTGCGCCTCGTCGGTGCAGACGACCCGCATGGCGTACCACGCGATCAAGGCCGGCGAGGGTGACGTCTTCATCAGCGGCGGCGTCGAGTGCGTGTCGCAGTACACGAACTGGGCCGGCGCAGGCGGCTCCGCCGGGGACGACCAGAACCCGCTCTTCGCCGACGCGCAGGCGCGCTCGGAGCAGATCGCGAAGACCAACGAGACCTGGACCGACCCGCGCGAGCAGGGGCTGCTGCCCGACGTCTACCTCTCGATGGGCCAGACGGCGGAGAACGTGGCCACCCTGCGCGGCATCTCCCGCCAGCGGATGGACGAGTGGGGCGTCACGAGCCAGAACCGCGCCGAGAAGGCCATCGCCGACGGCTTCTTCGAGCGCGAGATCGCGCCGGTGACCCTGCCCGACGGCACGGTCGTGAGCAGGGACGACGGCCCGCGCGCCGGCGTCACCCTCGAGTCCGTCTCGCAGCTGCAGCCGGTGTTCCGCGAGCAGGGCACCATCACGGCCGGCAACTGCTGCCCGCTCAACGACGGCGCCGCCGCCGTCGTCGTCATGAGCGACACCAAGGCCAAGGAGCTCGGCCTGACTCCCCTGGCCCGCGTCGTCGCGACCGGCGTCTCCGGCCTGTCGCCCGAGATCATGGGGCTCGGCCCGGTCGAGGCGTCGCGTCAGGCGCTGGCCCGCGCCGGCATGACCATCGGCGACATGGACCTGTACGAGATCAACGAGGCGTTCGCGGCCCAGGTGCTGCCCAGCGCCGACGACCTCGGCATGGACCTCGACAAGCTCAACGTGCACGGCGGCGCCATCGCGCTCGGCCACCCGTTCGGCTCGACCGGCGCCCGCATCACCACGACCCTGCTCAACGGGCTCGAGGCGCGTGACGGCCAGTTCGGCCTCGAGACGATGTGCGTCGGCGGTGGCCAGGGCATGGCGATCATCTACGAGCGCCTGAGCTGA